The DNA window AGACATGGATGCCCTGGAAGTACCTCTTCACAGCCAGGGTGGGGCCCGTCCTTCCCAGGGCAGAGtcttcctctcccatcacctGCCCCAGGCAGGCGTCCAGGTGGTCCAGCTGCTGATGGAGTCCAGTGTGGAGCTGCTCCAGGAGAGTGGTGTCCCAGGCAGCAGAGGAGCGCTCTGTGTGAAAGAGGTTGAAACTCTGCTGGAGCATCTCGTGGAGCACAGAGatggcctgggcctcctggagctggccgccctccaccatctcctgggggaAATCGAAGTCTTTTCTGTCTTGCAGACAGAAGCGAGGGGAGATTCTCCTCATTTCACCCAGGAGTCTGAGGTTCTTCCTGCCAACCAGCACGTGGTTCTGAGACAGGTCACAGCCCAGGGATCCTCCCGGGCCGTAGCTGACCAGCACCAGGGCCATGAGTAGAAAGAGCACGAAGGCCATGGGGAAGATGCGGctgctgctgggctggctgagaCGGTGTCTGGTAGAATATTGAGGTAGATTCTCTGATGCCATGCTTTCTAAGCGAGGCCATTAAATAGTGAACatagtaattttcattttctaattgttttaatacactttcacttccttttttgattttcatttatgtattcacAATATGATCAAAGAAAGTGTCATCAGTTTAAAGTGTTAATTTTACCTATTTCCCAATAATTTCAAATGTACCCATCTGATTGTATATGTCAATTAAATGAGAGTGTTTTTATTATTCATCACTTTTATTTACACTGTTCAGCACTTTTCTGCTCAGAGTTTCAGAGCTGAAGGAAGGACATTCAGTGATGGTGTCTCTTACTGGAAACTTATGTCACAGAATCTAGTGagtttcagtcattcattcaggcAGTTGCTTCCACTGggcatctctgttcctctgtctctcttcctgTGAGAACGAAGGACGGTGAGAACCAGGCTACTCGTTCAGGTGATACTATAGTATTGAATGAAaggttatttagaaaataatctgTTAATGAAATGGTATTTTTAACAGTAATATCGGAATGTATTTTACTTGTTTAGGACCCTAATCCTCAAGAAGGTTTCCAAACCTCTCAATGTACTTAAATATtcccttaggggcttccctggaggctcagtgatgaggagtccacctgccaacagGACCCCATGCGGTCCTAGAGGATGCGCGTGCTGCAGGACAGTGAGGCCGGGGGCACAACTACCGCCCTGTGCTCTAGACTCCGGGCCCCCACCACCGAAGCCAAGTGCACTGGAGCCTgagctccccaacaagagaggctcccacagtgagaagcctgtgccccacaactagagaggaccCACctctgccacaactagagagaagtccgTGTGGcagtgaagacacagcacagtgagaaatgaataaatgaataaaatcatttcaaaagTCCCTGTGACTTTACATATAGCTACTGAGTGCGGTATGTCCCaactggaaagaagagaaagatgatTGATCCATCAATGTCCTGAAGATTGCCTACATTAAATACATGAATCCCCACAAAGATCTTTGTTACTTTGAGAAATTGTATTCTTCCAGTGTTCACTTTACTAACATATGTCCTGCGAGGAAAGCTCTGTGCCCCTGTTgctaaatatattaaatgtattaaaagcCCTGCACTTGGAATAACTTAGGTGCACGCACAGAGGAGCCCCTGTGTCTCCACCTTTGCTCACTGTGGGGCGGGGTTCCCTCTGTTTACTGTGTTTCTCTGGGAGGCTGGACAGTCTGGACCCGCAGTGCTTGGCAGGCAGAGCAGGTGAAGTCACAGGAGAGTGTCTGACAGAGCTAGAACTTTCACTCTGGTTCTGCTTTGAGTTGGTGGTTTGCAGTCATAAGGGGAAATTGACAACCAGAAACCGTAATGGAGAAGGACACAGCTGTATGAATGAAGAGGACGCCTTCATGCAGAGTGAATGAGGAGAGCACGCTGGGGATTTCTGCACTGGGAGGAAGTGCTGAGGATTACGGTGCATCCTCCTAGAAGTCAAGGGAAGGCACTCCTTTGAATGAATTATTCAAAGTTTAGTGATGGCATGtgtgtttaatatatataaataagcttGAGAAACCCTTTTACTTCCTTAGAGTCACATTTCTCATGGCAGCTACTGGTTCTGCATGGCCTCTCTTAGCTGTCTCTGcagtccccagcctgccttgttcTTCTTGCCTCCATTTGAAGagttcaggaagattctttactcaGGAATGGCCAAGTGTAGAAAACTTACTCCCCCTTCCTCATCCTACTCCAGGATCCTAGACTCCACATATGCAGATTGACCTCCCATGatgtctgtgctgctgctgctgctaagttgcttcagtcctgtctgactctgtgctactccatagacggcagcccactagtctccaccgtcactgggattctccaggaagaacactagagtgggtcgccatttccttctccaatgcatgaaaatgaaaagtgaaagtgaagccactcagtcgtgtccaactcttagcgacccatggactgcagcctaccaggctcccgcgttgctgggattctccaggcaagagtactggagtggggtgccattgccttctctgcatgatGTATGTGGCTCTCCACTAATCCTTGAAGGCACTCCGGTTATTACAGGCCCCAGGCAGGCACCTGAGTCCATGACCTGGGCTTTTCTccacccatctccctccctcctctagtCTGTGTCTCAAGAATCACATTCAATCCCCCCTCAAGTTGTCCATTGTTCCTTCTATGACCCAGGGTGGGTGACCCCGTTCCCTCTTCATTAAGAAGAATTCAGTACAGGCTTATCTTGTAGGATCAGGCTTTGGGTCAGGTTTTATTCAAAGATGTGTGCAAGctcctttgttttttttgaattacttttattttctctactgAAAAACAAGAGTAGTCTTGTACAAAATATAGTACAAAGCAAGTATCTTATGAATGATAAAGATTTAAATTCTATGAACAGCCTAAATATTTccaataatttaaagaaataaataaatgttacaaCTTTTTAAGATATGGAAAACAGATTCTTAAATCTGTTTTAAACAGTTATAGTAACAAAACctttaacatatatttaaataatccCATACATTAGCTATTACTTATATTTCATCTGACACAAGAATAGAGTTAAAGGTTGCATTTTGAGTCTTAGAAAATAGCCATTTAGTTGACCAGATGAACTGTTTTCAGATTCAACTCCTTCTTTATTTCCTGAGTTTTCTGATGAGCTTGTTGGCAAAGACCAAGCGCCTTCTGATTTCCACGCTGACAACCTCCCAGGCACAGCGGCTGTATTCTTTCTCTTTGAGATACACACTGATTCGCTGGAAGTAACTCTTCACAGCCAATCTGGAGTTCTCAGTCCCTAGAGGTGACTGTTCCAGTGTCTTTCCCTCCCTCAGACACGCGTCCAGGTCCTCCAGCTGCTGATCAAGTCCCACGAGGAATCTGTCCAGGAGGCTCTCTTCCCGACCTGCAGAGAGCCCGTGGGCTGAAGAGCTGGAAGGTCTGCTGGAGCAACTCGTGCACAACAGCTGTGGCTTCTGTCTTCTCAAGCCTGGTCCTGTGCACCAGGGTCTGAGGAAATCTGAAGTCAGTCCTGTCCCTCAGACAGGACACAATGGGCACTCTCTCCATCTGACTCCAACGTCGAGGCTTTCCAGATTGCCGTGGCTGGCAGGCAGCTCACAGCCCAGGGAGCACGTGGGGCTGGAGCAGAGCATCACCAGGGCCAGCAGCACTGAGACGGGGAGGGCCATTGGGATGCTGGGGGCTTGCAGGACCGCCTGCAGGGGAGGTCTAGGCAAGTTCTGAGGGCTTTGGGTGATAGGTGGCTCTTAAAGAGTGAGTAGAGAAACTTTCATTTTCTGggtttttccacattttccctttcctttctttttctactctttgtAGTGAAATCAATAAAAGTGCTAATTTTTGCCATGAGTGCCTAGGTGGGGGACATCAAATCATGCGTGCCACTGTGGTTGATAGCTACACAGCCGTATATTATGCTTTTCACACCTCCTTTGTTGCTCCTCGGAGAAGAGTCTGATCAAAGTCAGAGAAGGGACAAATATTCATACAATTGTGGCTTTTCCAGGTCACCAAGAAATGTTCAGTATGAAAAGAGCTTATGAGAGAAGCTTtggatttttctcatttttccctcATTTacacttttctcccttctttaaaaaattttggttCTGTATGTACCTTTATGATGTCGCCTGAGTAGGCCTTAAGCTCCCTGGAGACATTATAGGGAACAATATCACTGATATCATTTGTTAAAAGTGAGTTATTTTGCAAGTATAATCCACAAGGCACTTTTTAAGGTGTTGGTTGTCCTAAACACTTCATGTTTGCctgtgtttatttctctttctcctgtaCCACTGCAATATTTCAGAGGATATTTTGCTTCAGTCTTTGTGTGATCGTGCAGATAATCTCATCTCCTTAGATATTTCACAGTGAAGTGATAATCTACCATATATTCAGGGATACTGAGGTTGCAATTACATTTCTCCTTGTAATGCATGTCTTTACCAATTCTGTAAGGTacagataatttttaataatattaatgacAGAAATTTTTGCATGCAGCCTCTCAACAAAGTGTTTTTAATAAACATGAATTAATCTTCACAGCTTTCCTATGAGATAATTACTATAATTATTGACATGTCTGcaaatactgctgctaagtcgcttcagtcgtgtctgatcagtgcaaccccatagacggcagcccagcaggctctccaatccctgggattttccaggcaagagtactggagtgggttgccattgccttctccagtttgcaaataaggaaactgaaaactCAGAGAGATTACTTAACTTGCTAACAGTCAGGATTAACTGTATAAGTGGTACTTGACCACTGTACTCTTCAGCCTCCACATTATTCCTCATTAACCTTAAGCATTCTCCATAAGCTACATAACATACAGTTGTAATTAAGTAATCCCTCTAATTATGTAACATTTGACTGCCCTGAGAGATTGTAAGCTCCCTAAAGGCAGTAATGGCACAAGTGGAGAATCCAGGAAGGTGTGTGTCCCTGGACAGAGGGGTCTCTGTCCCATTGTTGTTTGtcactaaggcatgtctgactctctttgataccatgggctacagcacaccaggcttccctgtccttctctatctctcaCAGTTTGTTAAAATACATGTTCATTGATTTGACCCAAAGTGAtcgaatcatctcatcctctgttgatcacttctcgtcctgccctcaatcattcccagcatcagcgtcttttccagtgagtgggctcttcccatcaggtggctgaattattggagcttcagctctgtCCCAGAAGTAGTTCTAAGAGAACTATCCACACCAAAGTTTGAGTAGACCTAGTATTTGAAGACTGTTTCAGAAAATGAGAATCTTCTGAAAACAAAGATTGTAAGAGTAAATTTAAATGGgttttttaactttctgaatAGTTTCTCAAAATATTATCTCAGGTGGAAACAGAGACTGTCAGagttgtggtttagttgccatagtcggccaggctcctctgtagatCTCAAAAAAACACCACTTGAAATACAGGATTGGAACTTATCAGGTGCAAAGGGAACTGTGTACTCAACTGTTGTCTAATGATTGTAATGTCCCAGGAATGAGCGAATGGCACTTTTGTGACATTGAGTAATAGGAATTGGAGAGGAAGACCTTACTAAGTGTTCCTCTAAAGAAGGAAGCACCTTGTCAGAGCAGACAGCTCGGTCCAGTGCATGAGACAGTGGacatggggaagatccctgggttgatGTCACAGCTCCAGCCTGCACTGCCTGTGTGACCTGCGGCACTACGGTTTCTCCTCTTCAATGGAACTGATCATCACAGAAGTTTCACTGGATTTTTCTGAAGATTGTAGGACGTAACGTACTTCTGACAATGCTTGGACATATAAGCTTTCAGTGTCTGTTAACTGCTCCCACGAGGCAGAAAATTCACACATCCATCTATGGAAACTGGATAGAATTTCCCTGAGATGACCTGTTTCCCTTCCCTTAATGCTCAGCTCACTGGTCAACATTATTAATCTAATCTCATCTCTGCGTGAACATGATGTGCTGTCCAAACACTACACCTAGTCGCTTCCAGGGAACAGCTGGCCTCTCACACATGAATAGGGTGACCGTCCAGTCCGTACCCCAGTCTCTCTTCAGGGCGAGTTAATAGGTCTACATCCTCAGAATCCCACAACCTCCACGAAGAGGGAGAAATGTGAACAGACaaataaagatacaaataaagataaataaatagatactgGGAGTTAGCAGAGCGGTCCACTACCCTTTTAGGTAACACTGTGCCTAAGAGCCTGCCACCCTCCTTGGCTCTGTCTGCAGCTAAACAGTGTGACAATAAGCTGCTCTCTAATCTGTCATCTGTAGAGCTCTGCATCCCTGTTTGTGTAGTTAAGTGACATTTTGTCATTTGGCAGCGATGTCACTGTACGTTTTTCAACTACATCATTCACTTTCTCTTGACCTTTGTGCATTACTTCTTCATTCAGTGCTTACTTTTACTTTCTAGGAATGTTCAATGAGTGGAAAGTTGGATCTCTTGAAAAATCATGGAGGAAATACATTAACTGTTCTATTCATTTCCGTTTTCTGTTCCTGTTTTTGCAATAAACctcaaaatggaaatagaaaagaTTGTAGGAGCATTAGCACAGCTTTTACAAACTGAAATACAAATGACAAGAAGAGGCAGCAATATGAAAACTGTATAAAAGTACCTAACAAAAAGTGGGTTGCTTGGACATGACAGGACAATGGCCTGGGCTAAGAAGGCACATTCTAACCACTTGAACACTTGGACAGGAGCGGTGGTTacacttgattttatttatttattttttattttttatttttttagtttttaaattttaaaatctttaattcttacatgcgttcccaaacatgaacccccctcccacctccctccccataacatctct is part of the Capra hircus breed San Clemente chromosome 8, ASM170441v1, whole genome shotgun sequence genome and encodes:
- the LOC108636618 gene encoding interferon omega-1-like: MAFVLFLLMALVLVSYGPGGSLGCDLSQNHVLVGRKNLRLLGEMRRISPRFCLQDRKDFDFPQEMVEGGQLQEAQAISVLHEMLQQSFNLFHTERSSAAWDTTLLEQLHTGLHQQLDHLDACLGQVMGEEDSALGRTGPTLAVKRYFQGIHVYLQEKGYSDCTWETVRVEIMRSLSSSASLYERLRMMDGDLNSS